In Capsicum annuum cultivar UCD-10X-F1 chromosome 8, UCD10Xv1.1, whole genome shotgun sequence, the genomic window ATACATCCCTTAACTCATACTACATCTTTTAAACCATAATGATGTCAACAGAAACTATAAATTTCATTCTAATTTTATCACCGTACCATATCTTAGAATTTACTTTAATCTTGAGAGacgaaaaataaagaaaactaaagGTGGTTGATATTAACCTTTAATGGGTTGACCCAACCAATTCATATCTCTAGGTGGGTCACTACTCTCCCTGTGCCACAGCCCTCATGGCCCAGGCACCCAGCAAAGCCCTCTTCTCCCtacttaccaatgccccagcaaacCTTTCCAACCCCCTCCTTCCGTCAACCTTGTCATCCCTTCTCTTAACCATATCCAGCCCTGCCATCGACCTCCATTCCTCTCACTCTTACCCTACATTTCCATCCCTGACCAGGGTCCCTAAAAGGCAAAAGTGCAACATCGACTACCACCATGTCTATCTTGATCAGACATTTAAGTTCATTCTGAACTTGCCATCTAGTTTTAACAAAATGATACAAATTGGGAGTTGCAAAATTAATAAAAGAGAGTTTTCTTTCTTTGCACTCGCATAAAATGGTTGAAGGAGAGGTTCAGAAAAGACACTGAAATGGCACATGAAGAGTTCTGAAATCTTGTGCCAACACAGAAATTGGGGAATTGGAACCATCCAAAAAAGACACCAGAAGGATGTTGGTTCAACCGGTAGATGAACTTCACAATTATCTAGCACGAAAACGCAGGAACCTGTCATCTTATACCAAATCTATAGTATGTATTTTGTCTTTATACCAAATCCATAGAGCATTCCCCTTTGACTTCCAGAGGAGGGAGGAGGTACTTTTCAGAAAACAAGAGGAAAGGTCCATTCGGTTTTGCTAAATTTATGGGGAAGTAATTCACCTAAACTTCAACGTATAAACCTAAAATTATCATCCATTCCGTTAGGCATCAAGCTGCTGATAAGAGAACTGTAAAAGGAATATTTTTCACTGCACTGTGAGATCGGGATCATTATTTTTCCAAAAGTAATAATATGAGAATACCACTTCTACTTCTTTAAATGACAGTTTAAAAGTCCATTCAAAAAGTGAATAGTTCACTTCCCTTAACCTCATTTCGTAGAACCATTCTTCAAATGACAGTTTTAAAAATCAAAAGTGAATAGTTCGCTTCCCATAACCTCATTTCCTCAAACCAAATTAAGGAATTAGGTAAACTTGACAGTGCATAAGAGCCTTAAGTTGATTATTTCTAAGACAATAGAGAACCATTAGTCTGCAGCATGCATGCACAGATTGATGCAATGTTTTCTACGCAAAAGCAATAGGATTCACCTCTGAAGGGGATGATTTTGCTTTGGGCTCCTCCAAAGATCGTGCAACCTAATATTAAGGTCAAGAAGAGAACTTTAGCTAATATTTGAGGAAGAGTTACAGAAAAACTATAAATTCCAGACACTTACTGCTTCTGAAAGCGAAGAGTTTTTACTATCATCTTCAGTCAACGAGGCCCTGGGAGAACCACCTTCTTCAGACCCTTCAGGCACGGGAGAGGGAGGATTTGCGGGAACATAAACAACCCTCAATTTAAATTCATCAACAACTTTCCCATCCTCCCTATTGAACTAAGCAAATGGAAAATACCAATTTCAGTAAGCAACAATACAAAAAGATCCTGAAAACATTGCTTAATGGTTGTAAGCAACTCACAATTTCTGGGGTGACGTCTTTATTAGTCGTACCATTGGGCGCTATAGCGCTCTGAATTAGAAACTTATCCTTACACTGCATGTCAGGAGGTGCCTCTTTCTGTGCTTGCATTGTAACTACAAAATCCACACAACTTATTTGGTAAAGAAGCAATTCAACTACATTGTGTTGACAGCATCTAATAGGATGGCATTTCAGAACCGATGAGAACATGAAAGTAATGGCTAAAAAGTTAAAAGGCTTGATAAGTAAAACTACAACCAAAGCTAAGAATTTTAATAACATTAAgtttaatgaattcaaatactCAAAATCATCAAAGCTGTACAGAAACAGAAAGGTAACAACATAATCACTACGTCACAAAAGAGGAAACGTGttacataaattgggacaaaagGAGTAATTCAAAAAGCGCGCAATCAACGACAAATAAAAGGAAACATTTACCTGTGACATTGCATGAAGAACCAGGCAAAACAACACCAGCATTAGGCCTAACACAGTACTTCTTAGGGTTGGTTGTCTTAAcctttccaaaacaaaaaaacaacaaacaactcAAAATCTTCGTACACATCTAACACAACTTCAATTACTAAATTAAACTAATAGTTCTTCAAAATAGTTACCTTAAATGCAATGTATTGATCAGTCTTGTTACTTAATTGCAATGAATATGAACTCTGCTTCCTCAACTCAACTTTCCAacacaaaaacaaacaaacaaacaaatcaataccaaaattaatcAAAACCCAGCTAAATTAACCACCAAATAATCTCGTAACATTCGCCAATAAATCATCAAAAGGAATAAAACCCACATTTGATAATCGACTAAAAGGTCGCCCGGTGCACTAAACacaactttaccagttaataATCGATAAACTAAGCAAGCCCATcaataaaaaaggcaaaaaaaaaaattaacaaaatctgaagaaaataaataatgggCTTACATGGGAATTTGAGCTCGGTAGGATAAATATTGATGAATTCACCGGTAGTCATGGcgatttttcaataaaatttgatTGGAAAACTGAGAATTTAAGGAAGCTTAtctagggttttttttttattttttatttttggttcgTCAGTAAGAATGATCGGAGATCTTTTAGTCAGCGCCAATGAAGAAACTTTACAATCAGGAAAATGAAGATTttgatttacttaaattttaattatttgaataataatatttTGGAGACTTTGTTGGGAGGAGATTTTCGTAAGTTAACTTGTTTCCAATATTACCCTTGTGTTATTACTAGATTTACGACTTTAATTGATGAAGGAGTTGTGAGAGTGGAGGGTATAAATGTAAATGCGAAAGAGAATTGGTGTTTTGAGTTGGCAAAACTCCTTTTCATGTCCTACCAACTCAAATGactgtttttaaaataaaattttaatgaaattaaagATGTGATAAGATAAGTATACCTCCTAGAAAATAGTAATTTTCCTTACctagaaaataaattgaaaaattacgtaaaaataattttgataatgtAGTGGTGTATCACTTTAATTAATGTGTTAAATTTGTATAGATTCAAAATTTGAGGATCCAAATATAGTCATATAAACTAATTGAACTTGATCAAAAATAACAAGGACAAAGATCAGAAGCTATTAATAATTGATGGCCTAAAGGTACTAATTTTTTATAAGAGGATAAAGTttacatatattattattttttcggaCATTACTTGTAAGATCATTTTGTTATCTTTGAAATAGGctctatatttttctttagattaagttcaaaactaaattagattaagttcaaaattaaattagattaatttaatttttaaaattaaaatttagatattcaaaaattatatgaaaaatattataaattataattttttttttcaattcaattaagaaatatatcttaaaatattatagCTTGACTctaaaaaagaagagagagaattaTAAAAGAATGGAAGCAGTAGTAGttaattatatgtatttcaaaatcaatatgCACTATTTAAGCAATATGTACTTCAGCTTCAATTTATAATtggtaaaattaatttatttgatgtAACTATGAAAGTCCTTTACCAATATCATTCCTATTATTTTAGTTCAGCTTTCATTTCATTCTTATAATAGTTTACTTAACAGGAAATacttctttaaaaaaattcaaatttaaccaAAAAGTCCCTCGTTAACTTTTACATCTATctaaaagaaatagataattgcAAGTGACGAAAAAAAAGGCTCTGTTTAAAAAGgacagaaaaaaaaaagggaatgtTTTTGGGTAAAGTTTGGAtaactca contains:
- the LOC107845652 gene encoding vesicle-associated protein 1-3, with the protein product MTTGEFINIYPTELKFPFELRKQSSYSLQLSNKTDQYIAFKVKTTNPKKYCVRPNAGVVLPGSSCNVTVTMQAQKEAPPDMQCKDKFLIQSAIAPNGTTNKDVTPEIFNREDGKVVDEFKLRVVYVPANPPSPVPEGSEEGGSPRASLTEDDSKNSSLSEAVARSLEEPKAKSSPSEAWSLISRLTDEKASALQQNQKLRQELELVKKAISKTNAGGFSMLFVVLIGFIGVLVGYLIKKT